A single genomic interval of Rhizobium leguminosarum bv. trifolii WSM1325 harbors:
- a CDS encoding Glutathione S-transferase domain protein (PFAM: Glutathione S-transferase domain~KEGG: sit:TM1040_1931 glutathione S-transferase-like), which produces MIDLYTWITPNGLKVSIALEEFGLAYRPHTIDITKGDQFQQDYLAINPGGKIPVIVDHETGITLAESGAILLYLAEKTGRFLPRHGAARHHTIEWLMWQMGGFGPTLGNAHYFLTYNAGEAPFAEDLFRRDTRRLYETLNVRLEGRDYLIDDYSIADMAVWPWVSRFKRHEIDLNAFPNIKRWYLRLAARPQVKRGYDVPHFTSEIPQP; this is translated from the coding sequence ATGATCGACCTCTATACTTGGATCACGCCGAATGGCTTGAAGGTCTCGATCGCACTCGAGGAGTTCGGCCTCGCCTACCGCCCCCACACGATCGACATCACCAAGGGGGATCAATTCCAGCAGGATTATCTCGCCATCAATCCGGGTGGCAAGATTCCTGTTATCGTCGATCACGAGACCGGCATCACGCTTGCCGAATCCGGCGCCATCCTGCTCTACCTCGCCGAAAAGACCGGCCGCTTCCTGCCCCGGCATGGTGCCGCCCGGCATCACACGATCGAATGGCTGATGTGGCAGATGGGCGGCTTCGGGCCGACGCTCGGCAACGCCCATTATTTCCTGACCTACAATGCAGGTGAAGCGCCGTTCGCAGAGGATCTCTTTCGCAGGGATACCCGCCGCCTGTACGAGACGTTGAACGTGCGGCTCGAAGGCCGCGACTATCTCATCGACGATTATTCCATCGCCGACATGGCGGTCTGGCCCTGGGTTTCCCGTTTTAAGCGCCACGAGATCGACCTGAATGCATTCCCGAACATCAAACGATGGTATCTCAGGCTTGCGGCGCGGCCACAGGTCAAGCGCGGCTATGACGTTCCCCATTTCACATCCGAAATACCGCAGCCCTGA
- a CDS encoding transcriptional regulator, ArsR family (PFAM: regulatory protein ArsR~SMART: regulatory protein ArsR~KEGG: nolRch; transcriptional regulator protein (repressor of nodulation genes)), giving the protein MTKPVSSRVCRDVGAASELLKLIANSNRLAIVCYLMETEASVSGMEDELGIRQPTLSQQLSELREAGVIEGRRDGKAIVYRVIDPRVETIVQTLRDMFSGLDDVTGRFGMTKLPVDEMMFD; this is encoded by the coding sequence TTGACGAAGCCCGTTTCCTCAAGAGTCTGCCGCGATGTCGGAGCAGCCAGCGAATTGCTGAAGCTGATCGCCAATTCCAACCGCCTGGCGATCGTCTGCTACCTCATGGAGACGGAAGCCTCGGTCTCTGGGATGGAGGACGAACTCGGTATCCGCCAGCCGACGCTTTCCCAGCAGTTGAGCGAGCTTCGCGAGGCCGGTGTGATCGAAGGACGCCGCGACGGCAAGGCGATCGTCTATCGCGTCATCGATCCGCGCGTCGAGACAATCGTGCAAACTCTGCGGGACATGTTCTCTGGCCTCGACGATGTCACCGGGCGCTTCGGAATGACGAAGCTGCCGGTCGACGAAATGATGTTCGATTGA